The Streptomyces sp. DH-12 genome has a window encoding:
- a CDS encoding SMP-30/gluconolactonase/LRE family protein, which yields MRRLPLRPLAGLAATGLALTGCGTQTAGAPKEPGGAGEGRTIRAQQVMRLTEAHERTGMTLLEGPVFDEDGTLLVVDVTAPPGAPKVLRVDVRKKTSRPVHTDDRGAYTSAQFSPYDGRIYLTDFAHGDIVSLDPDGGDPRTFFSGDVDGAPMNPDDLAFDREGNLYVSDSRGMSEGEARGRVVRIDRTGRDATVLADGLAAPNGISFDADHRGLWFSELTQNRVSYLLLDAEGSVSSRHTAIRVDGGTAQTDSIAVDAAGNLYQGLHGRPAMAVYSKHGERLATVEVPARAADGLESATNVAIAPGGTRAHMTVSGPAGGYLYAFDALAEGVRQSNGG from the coding sequence ATGCGACGACTCCCGCTCCGGCCGCTCGCCGGACTGGCCGCGACCGGACTGGCCCTGACCGGGTGCGGTACGCAGACGGCCGGCGCCCCGAAGGAGCCGGGCGGCGCCGGAGAGGGACGGACCATCCGCGCACAGCAGGTGATGCGCCTGACGGAGGCGCACGAGCGGACCGGGATGACCCTGCTGGAGGGGCCGGTCTTCGACGAGGACGGCACGCTGCTCGTCGTCGACGTCACCGCCCCGCCCGGCGCGCCGAAGGTGCTGCGCGTCGATGTCCGGAAGAAGACGTCCCGGCCGGTCCACACCGACGACCGCGGCGCCTACACCTCGGCCCAGTTCAGCCCGTACGACGGGCGGATCTACCTGACCGACTTCGCGCACGGCGACATCGTGAGCCTCGACCCGGACGGCGGTGACCCGCGGACCTTCTTCTCCGGCGACGTCGACGGCGCGCCGATGAACCCCGACGACCTGGCCTTCGACCGGGAGGGCAACCTGTACGTCAGCGACTCGCGCGGCATGTCCGAAGGCGAGGCGAGGGGACGCGTGGTACGGATCGACCGCACCGGCCGTGACGCCACCGTCCTGGCCGACGGCCTCGCCGCGCCGAACGGCATCTCCTTCGACGCGGACCACCGCGGGCTGTGGTTCAGCGAGCTGACACAGAACCGCGTCTCCTACCTCCTCCTCGACGCGGAGGGCTCCGTGTCCTCACGGCACACCGCCATCCGGGTCGACGGCGGGACCGCGCAGACCGACTCGATCGCGGTGGACGCGGCCGGCAACCTCTACCAAGGCCTGCACGGGAGGCCGGCGATGGCGGTCTACAGCAAGCACGGCGAACGGCTGGCGACCGTCGAAGTCCCGGCCCGCGCCGCCGACGGACTGGAGTCGGCGACCAACGTGGCCATCGCTCCCGGCGGGACCCGGGCCCACATGACCGTCAGCGGACCCGCCGGCGGCTACCTGTACGCCTTCGACGCGCTGGCCGAGGGGGTACGGCAGTCCAACGGCGGCTGA
- a CDS encoding M23 family metallopeptidase, with protein sequence MQNVPEGDDAPRPPSRASTPAPRRRRGPGACLLIVLPGMVTLGGVFAFVSLVGGGAAVPQDGTPGQAESAVSNVDGSYVPWPRRATADCMGVTPALLAAHIDQLSGWQSDGAGLSELGVARFTDAGWKKWGRDDDGNGRSSPHDEVDAIMALGRQDCSLSKQMTGLRTKGTVNGDLAELTLAAYAVGVDEVARAGGVPSPARLFVAEVKKRLPQYSTLVERNPEQGSGQAADARMQAPVATLYVTSPFGSRAHPLTGVTKLHTGVDFDAPQGVQVSAAWGGVVEFADMTPAYGYRVVIDHGTVDGKRLQTTYSHLSALQVSTGQSLSTGQAVGLAGSTGLSTGPHLHFEVLLDGQYTDPMAWLANGG encoded by the coding sequence ATGCAGAACGTGCCCGAGGGCGACGACGCGCCACGGCCCCCGTCGCGGGCTTCCACCCCCGCACCGCGTCGGCGTCGCGGCCCGGGCGCCTGCCTGCTGATCGTGCTGCCGGGCATGGTGACGCTCGGCGGTGTCTTCGCGTTCGTCTCGTTGGTCGGCGGTGGGGCGGCCGTACCGCAGGACGGGACGCCGGGCCAGGCGGAGTCCGCCGTCAGCAACGTGGACGGTTCCTACGTCCCTTGGCCGCGCAGGGCGACGGCTGACTGCATGGGCGTCACCCCCGCGCTTCTGGCCGCGCACATCGACCAGCTGTCCGGATGGCAGAGCGACGGCGCCGGCCTGTCCGAGCTGGGCGTCGCCCGTTTCACGGACGCCGGCTGGAAGAAGTGGGGCCGGGACGACGACGGCAACGGCAGGTCCTCGCCGCACGACGAGGTGGACGCGATCATGGCCCTGGGGCGGCAGGACTGCTCCTTGTCGAAGCAGATGACCGGGCTGCGCACCAAGGGCACCGTGAACGGAGATCTCGCCGAGCTCACGCTCGCCGCGTACGCGGTCGGGGTGGACGAGGTCGCCAGGGCCGGCGGAGTCCCTTCTCCGGCCCGCTTGTTCGTCGCCGAGGTGAAGAAGCGGCTGCCGCAGTACAGCACGCTGGTCGAGCGCAACCCCGAGCAGGGAAGCGGCCAGGCCGCCGACGCGCGGATGCAGGCGCCCGTCGCCACGCTGTACGTCACCTCACCGTTCGGCTCGCGCGCGCACCCGCTGACGGGAGTGACGAAGCTGCACACGGGCGTCGACTTCGACGCGCCGCAGGGGGTCCAGGTGTCCGCGGCCTGGGGCGGGGTGGTGGAGTTCGCCGACATGACCCCGGCGTACGGGTACCGGGTGGTGATCGACCACGGCACGGTGGACGGGAAGCGGCTGCAGACCACCTACAGTCATCTGTCGGCGCTTCAGGTGAGCACCGGTCAGAGCCTGTCGACCGGGCAGGCGGTGGGGCTGGCCGGCTCGACGGGTTTGTCCACCGGCCCGCATCTCCACTTCGAGGTGCTTCTCGACGGCCAGTACACGGACCCGATGGCCTGGCTCGCGAACGGCGGCTGA
- a CDS encoding TetR/AcrR family transcriptional regulator, giving the protein MTATRGRTGRPPLTEERKAAVRLEIARAAVGLFLAQGVDATTGEQIGQAVGVSARTVWRYFPSKESCVRPLLATGIDAIADALRHWPAGRPLEEALDPLWAGADVLPGPDIGALLRLTRTEPGLRAVWLRTHDEAEPVFARALAERAGLPADDLRPSVQAAMLNAALRAAVEHHAWHTADPATARADLEAALRAALAVAATGLT; this is encoded by the coding sequence ATGACCGCGACCCGCGGACGGACGGGACGGCCACCGCTGACCGAGGAGCGCAAGGCCGCCGTCCGGCTGGAGATCGCCCGTGCCGCGGTCGGCCTGTTCCTCGCCCAGGGCGTCGACGCCACGACGGGCGAGCAGATCGGGCAGGCCGTGGGCGTCTCGGCACGCACGGTCTGGCGCTACTTCCCGTCCAAGGAGAGCTGCGTACGGCCGCTGCTCGCGACCGGGATCGACGCGATCGCCGACGCGCTACGGCACTGGCCCGCCGGCCGGCCCCTCGAAGAGGCGCTCGACCCACTGTGGGCCGGCGCCGATGTCCTGCCCGGCCCGGACATCGGCGCCCTGCTGCGGCTGACCCGGACCGAGCCCGGCCTCCGCGCGGTCTGGCTCCGGACCCACGACGAGGCGGAACCCGTCTTCGCCCGCGCCCTCGCCGAACGGGCCGGCCTCCCCGCCGACGACCTGCGGCCGAGCGTCCAGGCCGCCATGCTCAACGCCGCCCTGCGCGCGGCCGTGGAGCACCACGCCTGGCACACGGCCGACCCGGCGACCGCCCGGGCGGACCTGGAGGCCGCCCTGCGCGCCGCCCTGGCGGTCGCGGCGACGGGGCTCACCTGA
- a CDS encoding HAD family phosphatase → MTPSLRTLSNWSPEAVVFDCDGTLMDTERHWQDARTRAFREFGLLPPPGFAGRAKGVHYVDCGRLMAEETNKPELAADLTAALLAHFLSLVAEDPLTMPGACETVRLLSGRLPLAVASNCPLEVVEESLGRAGLRRHFRHIVVPTAPPGDATGPGPGRDDERPQAVRPKPWPDVYATAARLCGVHPGTALAVEDSLTGVESAWRAGLRVLGVGPLPDDGNTGRADAWVTALDRPEVLEWVRDWPRASSPGAGQGHEPHGSL, encoded by the coding sequence ATGACGCCGTCACTCCGAACCCTGTCGAACTGGTCGCCCGAGGCCGTCGTCTTCGACTGCGACGGCACGTTGATGGACACCGAACGTCATTGGCAGGATGCGCGGACCCGAGCCTTCCGCGAGTTCGGCCTGCTGCCTCCGCCGGGCTTCGCCGGTCGCGCCAAGGGCGTGCACTACGTCGACTGCGGCCGTCTGATGGCCGAGGAGACGAACAAGCCCGAGCTGGCCGCAGACCTGACCGCGGCGCTCCTGGCGCACTTCCTGTCCCTCGTGGCCGAGGACCCGCTGACGATGCCGGGAGCCTGCGAGACGGTGCGCCTCCTCTCCGGGCGGCTGCCGCTGGCCGTGGCCAGCAACTGCCCGCTGGAAGTGGTGGAGGAGAGTCTCGGCCGCGCAGGACTGCGCCGCCACTTCCGCCACATCGTCGTGCCCACGGCGCCTCCGGGGGACGCCACCGGGCCGGGGCCCGGAAGGGACGACGAACGGCCGCAGGCGGTACGGCCGAAGCCGTGGCCGGATGTGTACGCCACGGCGGCACGGCTGTGTGGGGTCCACCCGGGAACCGCGCTGGCCGTCGAGGACTCCCTCACAGGCGTCGAGTCGGCGTGGCGTGCCGGTCTGCGGGTTCTCGGCGTGGGCCCGCTGCCCGACGACGGGAACACCGGGCGTGCCGACGCCTGGGTGACGGCTCTGGACCGTCCGGAGGTGCTGGAATGGGTGCGGGACTGGCCGCGGGCCTCGTCACCGGGCGCCGGGCAGGGGCACGAGCCTCACGGTTCGCTCTGA
- a CDS encoding NAD(P)/FAD-dependent oxidoreductase has protein sequence MDHSQTPTPEALAELRERYRIERERRVRPDGPRQYVGADAEFGYYAADPYTEPVGREAVRDRVDVAIVGGGFGGILAGARLRQQGIERIRVIDKGGDFGGTWYWNRYPGIHCDIESHVYLPMLDETGYVPEWKYAPGEEIRRHAMRTAEKFGLYADALFSTSVTSLVWDEASEAWTVSTDRGDEFRATYVVTATGTLTELKLPGIPGIETFQGHTFHTSRWDYGYTGGTPDGGLTGLADKRVGVVGTGATGIQVVPVLAEDAGHLYVFQRTPSTVDVRANRRTTAGDVGADRHGWARERRDNFLRIVSGESAEEDLVADRWTSSAGLLEKLLPSFRRQGDRAASEAAYEVADAAKMNEIRARVDAVVTDPDTAEKLKPWYRYACKRPTFSDLYLEAFNRDNVTLVDTADTHGIERMTERGVVVGGTEYELDCLIFATGFSAGVSGVLSGRLPVHGRGGARLQEAWAARGPRTLHGFTSNGFPNLIQLGGVQSAPSVNFTHVLDEHAVHAAALVAAAEAKGALIEPSREAEDAWIAVLAKDAPDHAWFHAECTPGYYNAEGRGRPNGPTAYPHGAFAFHGLLARWREESMDTILQPARPAR, from the coding sequence ATGGATCATTCACAGACGCCGACACCCGAGGCACTGGCCGAACTGAGGGAGCGCTACCGGATCGAGCGGGAACGCCGCGTGCGCCCCGACGGACCCCGGCAGTACGTCGGCGCCGACGCCGAGTTCGGCTACTACGCCGCCGACCCCTACACGGAGCCGGTCGGACGTGAAGCAGTGCGGGACCGGGTGGACGTCGCGATCGTCGGCGGCGGGTTCGGCGGCATCCTCGCAGGGGCCCGCCTGCGCCAGCAGGGCATCGAGCGTATCCGTGTGATCGACAAGGGAGGCGACTTCGGGGGCACGTGGTACTGGAACCGCTACCCGGGCATCCACTGCGACATCGAGTCACACGTGTATCTGCCGATGCTCGACGAGACCGGTTACGTGCCCGAGTGGAAGTACGCGCCGGGTGAGGAGATCCGCCGGCACGCGATGCGGACGGCGGAGAAGTTCGGCCTCTACGCCGACGCCCTGTTCTCGACGTCGGTCACCTCGCTGGTCTGGGACGAGGCGTCGGAGGCGTGGACCGTCTCGACCGACCGGGGCGACGAGTTCCGGGCGACATATGTCGTCACCGCCACCGGCACCCTGACCGAGCTGAAGCTTCCCGGCATCCCCGGCATCGAGACGTTCCAGGGGCACACCTTCCACACCTCACGGTGGGACTACGGCTACACCGGCGGCACCCCGGACGGCGGTCTCACCGGTCTCGCGGACAAACGCGTGGGCGTCGTCGGCACCGGCGCCACCGGCATCCAGGTCGTCCCGGTGCTGGCCGAGGACGCGGGACACCTCTACGTCTTCCAGCGCACTCCCTCCACCGTGGACGTGCGCGCCAACCGCCGCACCACCGCCGGTGACGTCGGCGCCGACCGTCACGGCTGGGCCCGCGAGCGACGCGACAACTTCCTGCGCATCGTCTCCGGCGAGAGCGCCGAGGAGGACCTCGTCGCGGACCGGTGGACGTCGTCCGCCGGGCTCCTGGAGAAACTGCTGCCGAGCTTCCGCCGCCAGGGCGATCGTGCCGCGTCCGAGGCCGCCTACGAGGTCGCGGACGCCGCCAAGATGAACGAGATCCGCGCCCGCGTCGACGCGGTCGTCACCGATCCGGACACGGCGGAGAAGCTCAAGCCCTGGTACCGCTATGCCTGCAAGCGCCCCACCTTCTCCGATCTCTACCTCGAGGCGTTCAACCGCGACAACGTCACCCTCGTCGACACCGCCGACACCCACGGCATCGAGCGCATGACCGAGCGCGGCGTCGTGGTCGGCGGCACCGAGTACGAACTCGACTGCCTGATCTTCGCCACGGGTTTCTCCGCCGGGGTCTCCGGCGTCCTCTCCGGCCGGCTGCCCGTGCACGGCCGGGGCGGCGCCCGGCTGCAGGAGGCGTGGGCCGCGCGAGGGCCACGCACCCTGCACGGCTTCACCAGCAACGGGTTCCCCAACCTGATCCAACTGGGCGGGGTGCAGAGCGCCCCCAGCGTCAATTTCACCCACGTCCTGGACGAACACGCCGTCCATGCCGCCGCACTCGTCGCGGCCGCGGAGGCGAAGGGCGCCCTGATCGAACCGTCCCGCGAGGCCGAGGACGCCTGGATCGCCGTCCTGGCGAAGGACGCCCCCGACCACGCGTGGTTCCACGCCGAGTGCACCCCCGGTTACTACAACGCCGAGGGACGCGGCCGGCCGAACGGGCCCACCGCCTATCCGCACGGCGCGTTCGCCTTCCACGGACTGCTCGCGCGGTGGCGCGAGGAGTCCATGGACACGATCCTCCAGCCGGCGCGTCCGGCCCGGTAG
- a CDS encoding DUF1540 domain-containing protein produces the protein MAATPVMHLPVISECAAEGCAYNHDHTCRAAAITVGDLDSPVCDTFTGADLDGGDPSTTGRVGACKMADCRHNSGLECHAPAVTVGYEHEQVDCLTYARK, from the coding sequence ATGGCAGCCACGCCCGTCATGCACCTGCCCGTCATCAGCGAGTGCGCGGCCGAGGGCTGCGCCTACAACCACGACCACACGTGCCGCGCCGCGGCGATCACCGTGGGGGACCTCGACAGTCCCGTCTGCGACACGTTCACGGGCGCCGACCTGGACGGTGGTGATCCGTCGACCACCGGCAGGGTCGGCGCGTGCAAGATGGCCGACTGCCGGCACAACTCCGGGCTGGAGTGCCACGCCCCGGCCGTCACCGTCGGCTACGAGCACGAGCAGGTCGACTGCCTCACCTACGCGCGGAAGTGA
- a CDS encoding histidine kinase, with the protein MVRTRRWLLPLLLAAAQLALWCAAARTTEPAPGAAAWITASVATAACVLALGQRRRAPLVALAGTLTVSVLARLALPPDTLNLVTVVAVLVALFSVTALSDWVRGLSATAVACAVQFLPSAAEHGFGGALLPDWFLTVGFCSVAAALGAGRRHWRGERRVSLLRLARAERGKKRAADAERDRLAQELHDISAHHLTSVVVSVEAARRLGGSRPELVTDALAFARRTAEETRSALERLVTVMRADDGPADRPMTAAIEELVAGFGKVGRPIAVSLPADLAGPAAEAAHGIVREALTNALRYAPGAPAAVRMERADGALLLTVDNGRPPGAAGDRLGIGSGRGVAGMRRRATDLGGQLTAGPRPDGGWRVHAVLPEPSSARGVPTGRRRDFTREQRIADAAVFGFVTMVSVGAALEAADDSPLDASVRLLLALLLTAHALPLLGRRRAPWVMLAATCATALLWPAALRSGMLPPAAASCLLWGGCAELAAVYAVAAYGRVLRTPPHAGSPPTGTAYPPRSRLTFLAVPAAVLSLASAVMASFAADGRLLGDPVDPFGVVFLLVPLLCVLAGGCALVWLAGWLVHRRRRRELDRRHAELSALLSSTKDLVHDERRRVADGLRETVLRETDRVVSAAEAGSLDDVAAATRATLAAMRGLLGSLDAGKAPQAPRPAGTAAGSPRV; encoded by the coding sequence ATGGTCCGAACCAGGCGCTGGCTCCTGCCCCTTCTCCTGGCGGCCGCCCAACTGGCCTTGTGGTGCGCCGCGGCCCGTACGACGGAACCGGCCCCGGGAGCCGCCGCGTGGATCACCGCTTCCGTCGCCACGGCTGCCTGCGTGCTCGCGCTCGGACAGCGCAGGCGGGCGCCGCTCGTCGCCCTGGCCGGAACCCTCACGGTGTCCGTCCTGGCCCGACTCGCCCTGCCCCCCGACACGCTGAACCTGGTCACCGTGGTGGCGGTCCTCGTGGCGCTCTTCTCCGTCACCGCTCTGAGCGACTGGGTCAGGGGACTGAGCGCGACCGCCGTCGCCTGCGCCGTCCAGTTCCTGCCGAGCGCGGCGGAGCACGGGTTCGGCGGCGCTCTCCTGCCCGACTGGTTCCTCACCGTCGGCTTCTGCTCGGTGGCGGCCGCCCTCGGCGCGGGCCGACGGCACTGGCGCGGCGAGCGACGGGTGTCGCTGCTGCGACTGGCCCGCGCCGAGCGGGGGAAGAAGCGGGCGGCGGATGCCGAACGGGACCGGCTGGCCCAGGAGTTGCACGACATCAGCGCACACCACCTCACCTCCGTCGTGGTGTCCGTGGAAGCGGCCCGCCGGCTCGGTGGCAGCAGGCCCGAACTGGTCACGGACGCCCTCGCCTTCGCGCGCCGCACCGCTGAGGAGACCCGGTCCGCCCTCGAACGGCTGGTGACCGTCATGCGGGCGGACGACGGGCCGGCCGACCGGCCGATGACCGCGGCGATCGAGGAACTCGTCGCGGGGTTCGGCAAGGTGGGCCGCCCCATCGCGGTGTCCCTGCCCGCCGATCTCGCCGGCCCCGCGGCCGAAGCGGCCCACGGCATCGTCCGCGAGGCCCTCACCAATGCCCTGCGCTACGCGCCGGGAGCCCCGGCCGCCGTCCGGATGGAACGGGCCGACGGCGCCTTGCTGCTGACGGTCGACAACGGCAGGCCCCCCGGCGCCGCGGGCGACCGGCTGGGCATCGGCTCCGGCCGCGGTGTGGCAGGGATGCGGCGGCGCGCCACCGACCTGGGCGGGCAACTGACCGCGGGACCCCGGCCCGACGGGGGCTGGCGCGTGCACGCCGTGCTTCCCGAACCGTCCTCCGCCCGCGGTGTGCCCACCGGCAGACGGCGCGACTTCACCCGCGAGCAGCGGATCGCGGACGCGGCGGTGTTCGGCTTCGTCACCATGGTCTCGGTGGGTGCCGCCCTGGAGGCGGCGGACGACTCCCCCCTCGATGCGTCGGTCCGCCTGCTGCTCGCGCTGCTGCTGACCGCGCACGCCCTGCCCCTGCTCGGCCGTCGCCGCGCTCCCTGGGTGATGCTCGCGGCGACCTGCGCCACCGCCCTGCTGTGGCCGGCGGCGCTCCGCAGCGGGATGCTGCCGCCGGCCGCCGCGAGCTGTCTGCTCTGGGGCGGGTGCGCGGAACTGGCCGCCGTCTACGCCGTCGCCGCGTACGGCCGTGTCCTGCGTACCCCGCCGCACGCCGGGTCCCCGCCGACGGGGACGGCGTACCCGCCCCGTTCCCGGCTGACGTTCCTCGCGGTCCCCGCCGCCGTCCTGTCCCTCGCGAGCGCCGTCATGGCCTCCTTCGCCGCCGACGGCCGGCTCCTCGGGGACCCCGTCGACCCGTTCGGCGTCGTGTTCCTCCTCGTCCCGCTGCTGTGCGTCCTCGCCGGGGGATGCGCCCTCGTGTGGCTGGCAGGGTGGCTGGTGCACAGGCGCCGGCGGCGGGAGCTGGACCGCCGGCACGCGGAGCTCTCGGCCCTGCTGTCGAGCACGAAGGACCTGGTCCACGACGAGCGTCGGCGGGTGGCGGACGGCCTGCGGGAGACGGTGCTCCGGGAGACCGACCGGGTCGTCTCCGCCGCGGAGGCGGGCAGTCTGGACGACGTCGCCGCCGCCACCCGGGCGACCCTGGCCGCGATGCGCGGTCTCCTGGGAAGCCTCGACGCCGGCAAGGCCCCGCAGGCGCCGCGCCCCGCAGGCACGGCGGCCGGCTCCCCGCGCGTGTAG
- a CDS encoding ScbR family autoregulator-binding transcription factor, with the protein MREILQERARATRRSLLEAAACLFAQHGYAGTSVNDISARSGRTSGSVYFHYASKEGIAQAVVRNGFATWPSLVPRYDDPSVPPLERLVALSYEIARALAEDSLTRAGARLWAERHTINADLPDPFVLWTAAATRLLAEARAGGCLAAGVRPAAAARTLVRAFYGFCTLTEALEGPTALTGRLSDWWKLVLPALQRDARSGQVPARQGAVTPAADSRPPSPAPPLYGHTAGDRGPAARMTEHETDRTVADPAGTDGDRGAAGCRAT; encoded by the coding sequence GTGCGCGAGATCTTGCAGGAACGGGCCAGAGCAACCCGCAGATCACTCCTGGAGGCAGCCGCCTGCCTCTTCGCCCAGCACGGCTACGCCGGTACGAGCGTCAACGACATAAGCGCCCGGTCGGGACGGACCAGCGGATCCGTCTACTTCCACTACGCCAGCAAGGAAGGCATCGCCCAGGCGGTCGTCCGGAACGGATTCGCGACCTGGCCCAGCCTCGTCCCCCGGTACGACGATCCGAGCGTGCCCCCCTTGGAGCGCCTCGTCGCACTGAGCTACGAGATCGCCCGCGCGCTCGCGGAGGACTCCCTGACGCGTGCGGGTGCCCGGCTGTGGGCCGAGCGCCACACCATCAACGCGGACCTCCCCGACCCCTTCGTTCTCTGGACGGCCGCGGCCACACGTCTGCTCGCCGAGGCCCGTGCCGGGGGGTGCCTGGCCGCCGGTGTCCGCCCGGCCGCCGCCGCCCGCACCCTGGTCCGGGCCTTCTACGGGTTCTGCACGCTCACGGAGGCGCTGGAAGGCCCCACCGCGCTCACCGGCCGCCTCTCCGACTGGTGGAAACTGGTCCTGCCGGCTCTCCAGCGGGACGCGCGGTCCGGCCAGGTCCCGGCGCGGCAGGGAGCCGTCACACCGGCCGCCGACAGCCGTCCGCCCTCACCCGCACCGCCCCTGTACGGGCACACCGCAGGGGACCGGGGGCCGGCCGCTCGCATGACGGAACACGAGACGGACCGCACGGTGGCCGACCCCGCCGGTACGGACGGCGACCGGGGGGCGGCGGGGTGCCGCGCAACGTGA
- a CDS encoding helix-turn-helix domain-containing protein, giving the protein MTQQPMSDARRPASGGPKAAARNRAALIAAAREIYAEHGLDVPLSAIARRAGVGQGVLYRHFPDRAALAAAVLEENVRQIERAAQETDLAGLLGVITWQLTESAAFISILHTDSTDAVPAYAVALSRRVERALRTLLPQDHPLASEPDDLMIAVAMVSGAVTGPTREYRERRARAAWRLLGVEVGPARSVAV; this is encoded by the coding sequence GTGACGCAGCAACCCATGTCCGACGCACGGAGGCCCGCGAGCGGGGGCCCCAAGGCCGCTGCCCGCAACCGGGCGGCTCTCATCGCCGCCGCCCGGGAGATCTACGCGGAGCACGGGCTGGACGTCCCACTGTCGGCGATCGCACGGCGGGCCGGGGTCGGGCAGGGTGTGCTGTACCGGCATTTCCCCGATCGGGCGGCCCTGGCGGCCGCGGTCCTGGAGGAGAACGTCCGGCAGATCGAGAGGGCGGCCCAGGAGACGGATCTGGCCGGACTCCTCGGTGTCATCACCTGGCAGCTGACGGAGTCGGCGGCCTTCATCAGCATCCTGCACACCGACAGCACGGACGCTGTCCCCGCGTACGCCGTGGCGCTGTCCCGGCGGGTCGAGCGGGCGTTGCGCACGCTGCTGCCCCAGGACCATCCGCTCGCTTCGGAGCCCGACGACCTGATGATCGCCGTCGCCATGGTCTCCGGGGCCGTCACCGGGCCCACCCGCGAGTACCGGGAGCGCCGGGCGCGGGCGGCCTGGAGACTGCTCGGTGTCGAGGTGGGACCGGCACGGTCCGTCGCGGTGTGA
- a CDS encoding DUF2191 domain-containing protein, translating to MAKVSISLDAELVVEVMVLAGIGSPQDAVEAVVRDYIARGHRTEARTGLKEQGLREVDVKPQEPQG from the coding sequence GTGGCCAAGGTCAGCATCAGTCTCGACGCCGAGCTCGTGGTCGAAGTGATGGTCCTGGCGGGGATCGGCTCGCCGCAGGACGCCGTCGAGGCGGTCGTGCGGGACTACATCGCCCGGGGGCACCGCACCGAGGCCCGGACCGGGCTCAAGGAGCAGGGCCTGCGCGAGGTCGACGTGAAGCCGCAGGAGCCGCAGGGCTGA
- a CDS encoding SDR family NAD(P)-dependent oxidoreductase, which yields MTDGVNGRSVIVTGAGSGIGRAAALAFAAQDDRVVVADLNAEGAGAVVAEIEAAGGTAVAVTGDLSERAVVDRVTATAVDRFGGVDVLVNNAGIMDSMSALADVSDAEWERVVRVNLTAPFLLTRAVLPHMLAAGRGVVVNTASEAALRGSAAGAAYTASKHGVVGLTKSLAVMYRKNGIRANAVCPGGTATAITVDADPAAHGPAALGPHFANLGRVSQPEEQAAAILFLASDAASNINGAILPVDDGWSAV from the coding sequence ATGACCGACGGTGTGAACGGACGCAGCGTGATCGTCACCGGGGCGGGGTCGGGCATAGGCCGTGCGGCCGCGCTCGCCTTCGCCGCGCAGGACGACCGCGTCGTGGTCGCCGACCTCAACGCCGAGGGGGCCGGTGCGGTCGTCGCGGAGATCGAGGCGGCGGGCGGCACCGCCGTGGCCGTCACGGGCGACCTGAGCGAGCGGGCCGTCGTGGACCGGGTGACGGCGACGGCCGTGGACCGGTTCGGCGGCGTGGACGTCCTGGTGAACAATGCCGGGATCATGGACAGCATGTCGGCCCTGGCCGACGTGAGCGACGCCGAGTGGGAGCGGGTCGTCCGCGTCAACCTGACGGCCCCCTTCCTCCTCACCCGCGCCGTGCTGCCGCACATGCTGGCCGCGGGCCGCGGTGTCGTCGTCAACACCGCCTCCGAGGCCGCTCTGCGCGGCAGCGCGGCGGGGGCCGCGTACACGGCCTCCAAGCACGGCGTGGTCGGGCTGACGAAGTCCCTCGCGGTGATGTACCGGAAGAACGGCATCCGGGCGAACGCCGTGTGCCCCGGCGGGACCGCGACCGCCATCACCGTGGACGCCGACCCGGCCGCCCACGGTCCGGCCGCGCTCGGCCCCCACTTCGCCAACCTCGGCCGGGTGTCGCAGCCGGAGGAGCAGGCGGCGGCGATCCTGTTCCTCGCCTCCGACGCCGCGAGCAACATCAACGGCGCGATCCTGCCCGTCGACGACGGGTGGTCCGCCGTCTGA